CAGATAGTCTTCCAGCACCTGATCATAAGGGAAAATGATGGTCAGCGCGCCGATCTGAACCGATCCGTTGGCGATCGCCAGACGGAAGTCCATCGGCAGGCTGGCGACTCCCGGCCCCGCGAATTCGATCACCTTGCCGCCCACCGTCTCGCCCAGGTCCTGGATCAGGCGGTAGACGACGTCCTTGCCGTTCAGGCCCGGCGGCAGGCTTCCGGTCAGGGTGATGCGGACGCATTCGGGGACGATCATCCAGATATCGCCGGTCAGGATGATCGGATCGACCCCGAACAGCGCCGGCAGCGCGAAGCAGTTGGCCGCGCCCATCGTCGAGCTCTGCGTGTCCGCGCCGATGCACACCGCGCCAGGCAGCGCCCACCCCTGTTCGACCGGGATGTGGTGCGAGATGCCGTTGCGGCCGACATCATAGACATTCTCCGCCGGAACGCCCTGTTCCTTCGCGAACGCCTTGATCTTGGGGTGCTCCTTGCCGGCCTGCTGGGGGAACCAGTCGGGCTGGAAGAAATGATCGAAGCAGAAGATCAGCCGGCTGGGATCCCACACCTTCAGGCCGCGCTCGCGGAAGGTGTCGATGAAGGTCGTGCCGTCGAGACAGGTCATCAGGCTGACCTTGGCGAGCACGGCGCTGCCCGTTTCCGCGCGTTCCACGCCCGCGGCGCGCGCCAATATCCTGGCGGCCATCGTTGATCCCATGACGCGATCATCCCTCCTCAGGCCATCCTGTACCGTCGGGATGGCGATTTCCACCGGCTATCCTGTTTGCGTCGGGCAAGGGAGGGCGGACGGCTTGCGAAATCGGGGGATCGTTTTGGAGCGCTGATCCTGATCGGCGCCGGGCCGCAAAAAGCCAAACAATAGCCCGTTATCGCAAAGGCCGCGCGGTTGCGCCGCGCCCCCGCCCTGCCATGCTGGCCGGAAATCCTGGAAAAAGGGAGGATGGCCCGGCATGGCGGCAGAGGACAGATGGGCGGCGATGGAACGGACGCTGGATCGGATCGAGGCCCGGCAGGCAATCCACGACCTGCTGATGCGCTATTGCCGCGGGGTCGACCGGCTCGATCGCGACATGATCCTGTCGGTCTATCATCCCGATGCCTGGGACGATCATGGCTCGTTCAAGGGATCACCGGTCGAGTTCGCCGACTGGGTGATGTCCAGCCATCGCGGCAAGGTCATCAGCTGCACCCATTTCCTGGCGAACAGCCTGGTCAGCTTCGAGAGCGACGACGTCGCCCATGGCGAATCCTATGTCATCGCCGTCCATCGGCACATGCGCGACGGTGCGCTGCACGACATGATGGGCGCGGGCCGCTACATCGACCGGTTCGAGCGGCGCGGCGGTGAATGGCGCCTGTCCAGCCGAATCGTGATCGGCGATTGGGACCGGCTCGATCCGGTCGAACGGCAGGTGGCCGGCCCGCTGACCGAGGCGCTGGCGCAGCCCAG
The sequence above is drawn from the Rhizorhabdus dicambivorans genome and encodes:
- a CDS encoding 3-isopropylmalate dehydratase large subunit, with translation MGSTMAARILARAAGVERAETGSAVLAKVSLMTCLDGTTFIDTFRERGLKVWDPSRLIFCFDHFFQPDWFPQQAGKEHPKIKAFAKEQGVPAENVYDVGRNGISHHIPVEQGWALPGAVCIGADTQSSTMGAANCFALPALFGVDPIILTGDIWMIVPECVRITLTGSLPPGLNGKDVVYRLIQDLGETVGGKVIEFAGPGVASLPMDFRLAIANGSVQIGALTIIFPYDQVLEDYLEGRAREAFEPVAADADADYVATYDYDLSRFETLVAGPHDIELVRPLGQVEGLEVTAANIGSCSSGRLSDLALAADVLRGRKLHPGVRLVVTPISADTHREAAKAGLLEVFLDAGATVTQPGCGACYSGNLSPLKLGDGERCISTSVETLRGRMGSQESEVMLANAAVVAASAIEGRIADPTPYLARAMEAAHEA
- a CDS encoding nuclear transport factor 2 family protein, with amino-acid sequence MAAEDRWAAMERTLDRIEARQAIHDLLMRYCRGVDRLDRDMILSVYHPDAWDDHGSFKGSPVEFADWVMSSHRGKVISCTHFLANSLVSFESDDVAHGESYVIAVHRHMRDGALHDMMGAGRYIDRFERRGGEWRLSSRIVIGDWDRLDPVERQVAGPLTEALAQPSRTPSDPSYASGRIGA